catttttatgaactctttcttttggtggATATTCCTTCCAAATCCACAACTGACGTGCTTCCAAATTTTGCTTAGACACGGAATTGTGTTTAGAGTTTTGGTTTGGCACTGGAGCTGTATGATTCTTAGTCCCAGACAATGAATCCAAACTCCCAGAACTTGCAACTTTACGTATAACAACGTCTGCTTTTGATGCAATAGCATTCTTACACCTGATCAAATTGAGTTGTGCCTCACGATAAACAATAAAGGCTTTATCTAGTTGCTCCTCTAACTTCTTAGCTTCAACATTCTCATGAACTAGATCAATGATCTCCTTCCCAGCCTGATCAGTAACCTCATTATCATTACCATTACTCACCATATTTGTTTGAACTTCTTTACTGACGTTATCTGCATGGTTTGCATGGGAAATAATATCTTCAGTTTGAGGCTTTTTGCTATCTGATGTATCATTCAAAACACGTTTCCCATCATAACTGAATTCCCTAATATCTTACGAGCTGCCTGACAGTTCTCTAATTTATGACCCATAAATTTGCAATGAGAACAAAACTTAACATTCTCCAGATCTTGAACTTCCACATATTGCCAGAACTCCTTACCATTGGCTGTAAGATATATTCTTTTAGGAATCTCTTTTGCAAAATCAATGTCAATAAGAACGGCAGCATAATtaccaacatcatgatccaacGTTTTCTGGTCTATAGCAATTGGTTTACCAAGAATTTTTGCAATAGATAGAAGAATTATTTTTGTCCATAATTCAATGTATAATCCAGGGAAACTCACCCAAACTGTAGCATGAGACGTGGTTTTCTTTTCAGGATCAAAATTAGGGTAAAAATTCATAACCCTAAGTGTTTGGTTCTGAACCTTCCATGAATCACCATGCCATACACGCTCTTTATCTTCCGCAGAAATCAACTTGATGATGAAAAACCCCTTAGTCATAGGAACAAGCTTGCATCTACCATCACCAAAACCCCATTGTTCTTCCAAGCTTTTTTGGACCTCATTAAGTTTCAAACCTTTAAAGTTCAGTCTTCCAATGAGACTAAACTGGAAAATATCCCTCCCTTCTTTTGTTAGTTCTAAAGGTAAAACTAACGCTGGTTCTTCAAGGTATGAAGACGCCTCTGGAAGGGATAACAAATCAGAATCTGTTAACATATAGGGTTTTTTCCCCTTGACTAAATCAGCAAACTTAGCCTTATGAACCCCTTTAGATTGCGTGTAAGAAACAGGGttttcccccatcctaaatcactaaaagatgatcaaggatgaaggaaaaaattgaaaccctaagaaaaaaaacgccaaaaaaaaaagaaaaaaaaaagacaatgtCTCTTTGACTATGAGCATGAGTCTATTTATTTGATTGAAAGGCAGATGTTGGATGCCATTCCTTCTTTGGATGAAATTAAATCAGCAGTTTTTGATTTAGGAGCGGATAGTGCTCCGGGTCCGGATGGTTTCtcagggtgtttttatagacattgttgggatatAATTCAGCAGGATCTTCATTAGGCTATTGTTCATGCTTGGACTTCTAAGTCCATTCCGAAGGGTTCGAATTCTAGCCTAATTATTTTGATTGCTAAGGTTAGAGGTGCGGATAGCTTGAGGAAATATAGACCTATTGGTCAaagcaatttcttcttcaagattttcacTAAAATTCTGGCTACTAGACTTGGTCGGGTGTTGGATAAGTTAGTGTCAGAGGAGTATTTGGCTTTTATGAAAGGTAGgaatattcatgagaatattagtttggcttctgagatggtgaatgagctgcacatcaaaaggaaggatggtaatttgggtctgaagcttgatatttctcaagcttttgatactgttAATTAGTCTTTCATTATGGAGGTGTTTAAAAGATATGGTTTTTCTGAGGATTGGTGTTTGTGGATTCAGAAAATTCTGGAGTCAGCGCGCATATCTATTCTTCTCAATGGTAGCCCGGAaggttttttcaaaattaatagagggttgcgtcagggggatcctctttcgcctcttatttttgttttgattgaggatgttcttagtagaaacaTCACAAAACTCTTTCAAAACAAGGATATGTCTCAGCTGGTTAGGCGtaatggtattgctccaactcatttattctttgctgatgatattatgattttttgcaagggaaatatgaagagcttGAGAAGTTTGGTGAAGTTGCTAGATTCTTATCAACAAGCTTCAGGTCAGCGTCTTTGTAGAGAGAAGAGCAAAATTTACTTTGGTGGTGGCTCTTTGAGTAGACGTCATACCATTGATGCTTTTCTAGGGATGGAAGTTACACATTTTCCTGATCGTTATTTGGGGGTGAAAGTTATGCCTGGTGCGgtgagatatcatcatattagcAATGTGGTGGATAAGCTTAAAGAGCAACTTTCGGTTTTGAAAGGTAAGatgctttcttttcaagacagagttgttctagttaaaaatgttctttcgagttattccattcataatatgtCTGTGTATAAGTGGCCGGTGACCTTCATTTAGCAAAGTGAGCGTGTGATCCGTAATTTCCTTTGGTCGGGTGATTCAAATCTTTCAAGAGCTTTTGTGGTTGGTTTTGACAAAGTGTGCAATCCTGTGGAGGAGGGTGGTCTTGGAATCACTAGTTTAAAAACTATGAACAAGGCTTTGCTTATGAAGCTTTGGTGGTCTATTAAATCTTCTTCTAAGAAGTGGGCTCGTTTTTTGGAGTCTAAATTCACTTGCAAGGATGGGCGTCTCAAGATGGCTGGTgtaaaatcttctattcttcctggaattcgttgggttcataaggaagtTGTGAATAATACAAAATGCATCATTGGAGATGGTAGGAATACGTCTCTTTT
This genomic interval from Papaver somniferum cultivar HN1 unplaced genomic scaffold, ASM357369v1 unplaced-scaffold_33, whole genome shotgun sequence contains the following:
- the LOC113342072 gene encoding uncharacterized protein LOC113342072 encodes the protein MGENPVSYTQSKGVHKAKFADLVKGKKPYMLTDSDLLSLPEASSYLEEPALVLPLELTKEGRDIFQFSLIGRLNFKGLKLNEVQKSLEEQWGFGDGRCKLVPMTKGFFIIKLISAEDKERVWHGDSWKVQNQTLRVMNFYPNFDPEKKTTSHATVWVSFPGLYIELWTKIILLSIAKILGKPIAIDQKTLDHDVGNYAAVLIDIDFAKEIPKRIYLTANGKEFWQYVEVQDLENVKFCSHCKFMGHKLENCQAARKILGNSVMMGNVF